Proteins encoded in a region of the Megalops cyprinoides isolate fMegCyp1 chromosome 3, fMegCyp1.pri, whole genome shotgun sequence genome:
- the LOC118775494 gene encoding muscarinic acetylcholine receptor M3-like, which produces MNFSCESQVSNWTVDPLGGHKLWEVVLIILITGPLSLVTIIGNLLVMISFRVNSHLRTVNNYFLLSLAVADLVLGAISMNLYTTYIIMGRWALGNLACDIWLAIDYVASNASVMNLLVISFDRFFSVTRPLTYRAKRTPRRAAIMISLAWIISFFLWAPAILLWPYIVEEQTAEKVKCTIQFLTEPVLTFGTAIAAFYLPVSIMIILYWRVYRETENRTRDLTGLLGLVDSRGASLDSRQQVPYSISAKSSISSSRETHAGESQGRERQNGCFPIRLARDRERNVLTSSLQRGRSNNGVWNLDEEEASDSSSSEAKGMSVMVVHVPMIRLRDMQGEVTGLEDRGVPRAGNSGSLGMIRQHKAKKRRSMIVKEKKAARTLSAILLAFILTWTPYNVMVLVSIFRCVPEKLWQLGYWLCYVNSTVNPMCYALCNKSFRVTFKMLLLLRWDKRKWGRPHDRATLRVHKSSSTV; this is translated from the coding sequence ATGAACTTTTCTTGCGAGTCCCAGGTCTCCAACTGGACAGTGGATCCGCTAGGGGGACACAAACTATGGGAGGTTGTTTTGATCATCCTAATCACAGGTCCCCTCTCCCTGGTGACCATCATCGGAAACCTGCTGGTCATGATCTCCTTTCGGGTCAACAGCCACCTGCGGACCGTCAACAACTACTTCCTGTTGAGCCTGGCTGTGGCGGACCTGGTCCTGGGGGCCATCTCGATGAACCTTTACACTACCTACATCATCATGGGGCGCTGGGCCCTGGGGAACCTAGCCTGTGACATCTGGCTGGCCATCGACTACGTGGCCAGCAACGCCTCGGTCATGAACCTGCTGGTCATCAGCTTCGACCGCTTCTTCTCAGTCACACGGCCCCTCACCTACCGAGCCAAGCGCACGCCCAGACGGGCGGCTATCATGATCAGCCTGGCCTGGATCATCTCCTTTTTCCTCTGGGCACCAGCTATCCTGCTCTGGCCGTACATCGTTGAGGAGCAAACGGCAGAGAAGGTTAAGTGCACCATCCAGTTCCTGACCGAGCCTGTACTTACATTTGGCACCGCCATCGCCGCCTTCTACCTCCCCGTCTCCATAATGATCATCCTCTACTGGCGCGTCTACCGGGAGACAGAGAATCGCACCCGGGACCTGACCGGGCTGTTGGGCTTGGTGGACAGTCGGGGGGCGTCCCTGGATTCCAGACAGCAGGTGCCCTACTCCATCAGCGCCAagagcagcatcagcagctcTAGGGAGACACACGCTGGGGAGAgtcagggcagagagaggcagaatgGCTGCTTCCCCATTAGACTggccagagacagagaaaggaacgTGCTGACATCATCACTGCAAAGAGGGAGGAGCAACAACGGCGTCTGGAACTTGGACGAGGAAGAGGCGTCGGACTCGTCTTCCTCGGAGGCGAAGGGAATGAGCGTCATGGTGGTGCACGTGCCTATGATCCGCCTGAGAGACATGCAAGGAGAGGTCACAGGCCTCGAGGACAGGGGTGTCCCCAGGGCGGGAAACTCAGGAAGCCTCGGGATGATCAGGCAGCACAAAGCCAAGAAAAGGCGAAGCATGATAGTCAAGGAGAAAAAGGCGGCCAGGACTCTGAGTGCCATCCTGCTGGCCTTCATCCTGACCTGGACACCCTACAACGTCATGGTGTTGGTGTCCATCTTCCGATGCGTCCCGGAGAAACTGTGGCAGCTGGGCTACTGGCTCTGCTATGTCAACAGCACCGTGAACCCCATGTGCTACGCCCTCTGCAACAAGTCCTTCCGGGTCACGTTCAAGATGCTGCTGCTCTTGCGGTGGGACAAGAGGAAGTGGGGCAGGCCTCACGACAGAGCCACCCTCAGGGTGCACAAGTCCAGCAGCACTGTCTGA
- the LOC118774655 gene encoding sodium/potassium/calcium exchanger 3-like: MEDRVENQTSKPPTAAIHEFPEDIFTKEQRRRGAVLLHVLCAIYMFYALAIVCDEYFVPSLEKISENLHLSEDVAGATFMAAGSSAPELFTSLIGVFITKGDVGVGTIVGSAVFNILVIIGVCGIFAGQTVSLTWWPLFRDCVFYIFSVLALILVIYDEKVLWWESVLLVSLYGLYILIMKFNIQIWRFVEQRCRSPLQSCMNRSRHADGGAAEGGANCDTSDVLLRKGQCSGPESPVMMVDELLSLHPHQLSFSEAGLRIMITPHFSPRTRLSMAGRMLINERQRLIRSPGGSTDSEVGPGDSPVKESGSRFGADCSLVMENGCSPESERQPLDEAANGDADERAGLKGEAGAERSCPGEEEEDDGDGPFRPLNMPKGGCARVKWLASWPLAFLLYCTVPNCVLPRWHRWFMVTFVLSTLWIAVFSYLMVWMVTIISHTLDIPDFIMGITFLAAGTSVPDCMASLIVARQGMGDMAVSNSIGSNIFDILLGLGFPWTLRTLVVGFGSTVSINNKGLVYSVILLLASVCLTVMSVHLNHWKLDKRLGFGLMLLYAIFLLCSILFGQM; this comes from the exons CGATCCATGAGTTCCCGGAGGACATCTTCACCAAGGAGCAGCGGCGCCGGGGGGCTGTGCTTCTGCACGTTCTCTGT GCCATCTACATGTTCTACGCTCTTGCTATTGTCTGCGATGAATACTTCGTCCCGTCCCTGGAGAAGATCTCAGAA aacCTGCACCTCAGTGAGGATGTGGCAGGGGCAACCTTCATGGCGGCAGGAAGCTCCGCCCCAGAGCTGTTCACCTCTCTGATTG GCGTGTTCATCACGAAGGGCGACGTGGGTGTGGGCACCATCGTGGGCTCCGCCGTCTTCAACATCCTGGTCATCATCGGTGTGTGTGGGATCTTCGCCGGGCAG ACTGTGTCTTTGACCTGGTGGCCTCTGTTCCGGGACTGTGTGTTCTACATCTTCTCCGTACTGGCCTTGATCCTG GTTATCTATGATGAAAAAGTTCTATG GTGGGAGTCCGTGCTGCTGGTCTCCCTCTACGGCCTCTACATTCTCATCATGAA GTTTAACATACAGATCTGGAGGTTTGTGGAGCAGCGGTGCAGGAGTCCTTTGCAGTCCTGCATGAATCGCAGCCGACACGCGgatggaggagcagcagagggggGGGCAAACTGTGACACCTCCGATGTCCTGCTTAGGAAAG GTCAGTGTTCCGGGCCGGAGTCTCCTGTGATGATGGTGGACGAGCTCCTGAGCCTCCACCCTCACCAGCTGTCCTTCTCCGAAGCCGGCCTGCGCATCATGATCACCCCACACTTCTCCCCCCGCACCCGCCTCAGCATGGCCGGCCGCATGCTCATCAACGAG agGCAGCGGCTCATCCGAAGCCcagggggcagcactgacaGCGAGGTGGGGCCAGGGGACTCCCCGGTGAAAGAGAGCGGCTCCAGGTTCGGGGCGGACTGTTCTCTGGTGATGGAGAACGGGTGCAGCCCAGAGAGCGAGAGGCAGCCCCTGGACGAGGCCGCCAATGGGGACGCCGATGAGAGGGCAGGGCTGAAGGGGGAGGCCGGCGCGGAACGCAGCTGTcctggggaggaggaggaggatgatgggGATGGGCCGTTCAGACCCCTCAATATGCCAA AGGGGGGCTGTGCCCGCGTGAAGTGGCTGGCGTCCTGGCCCCTGGCGTTCCTGCTGTACTGCACCGTGCCCAACTGCGTGCTCCCGCGCTGGCACCGCTGGTTCATGGTCACCTTCGTGTTGTCCACGCTGTGGATCGCCGTCTTCTCCTACCTCATGGTGTGGATG GTCACCATCATCAGCCACACACTGGACATCCCCGACTTCATCATGGGCATCACCTTCCTGGCGGCAGGCACCAGCGTCCCCGACTGTATGGCCAGCCTCATCGTCGCCCGGCAAG GGATGGGGGACATGGCTGTGTCCAACTCCATTGGGAGCAATATCTTTGACATCCTCCTGGGGCTGGGCTTCCCCTGGACTCTCCGCACTCTGGTGGTGGGCTTCGGATCAACG GTCTCCATCAACAACAAAGGGCTGGTGTACTCAGTCATTCTGCTtcttgcctctgtctgtctcaca GTGATGAGTGTACACCTGAACCATTGGAAGTTGGACAAACGGCTGGGCTTTGGGCTGATGTTGCTCTATGCCATATTCCTTCTCTGTTCCATACTGTTTGGACAAATGTAA